AAAAATCTGTTGGAGATCTTATATACAGAGCTATAAATGATACTCAAGCTATCCAAATTGTTGCAACGAAAATAATGTTTCCGCTTTTTTCTTCTACTATACTTCTTATTGGAATATTTATAGTAATATTCCAAATTAATAAAAAATTATTGTTTGTTTTCTTATTAACCATTCCATTTTTGTTTATTTCTATTTCTTTCCTGAATAAAAGTATTTATAAAATCTCAAATAATTTAAGAGAAAAGGAAAGTAGATTGCTTTCTGCAATTGAAAATTATTTAAATAATATTTTTGTTATTAGACTCTTTAATATGGAGGATATAGAGCATAAAAAACTAGAAGTTACAGGTCGTGAAGCCTTAAAATCCAATCTTCAACTTAACCTTTTTGAAACAATTCATGCATGGGTAGTTAACGTTTTGATTGCTCTTGGAACTTCTTTAATACTTTGGATTGGAGTTAGGCAGGTTTTGAATAGTGAGTTAACAATAGGAGATTTAATAATTTTTATTTCTTATTTAGAATCTTTATATGGACCTATTAATAATATTTCACAGAGTATTAGCTTGTATTACGAATCACAATCTGGAATTAAAAGAATTTTATCTTTATTAAACGAAAAAGAAATAATTGTAGATGGCAGAAAAGTAATAAAGGATAACTCTATAGAAAACATTGAATTTAAAAACGTTTATTTTTCCTTCGATTCAAAAAAATATATAATTAATAACGCTAATTTTAAAATCCTTCGTCATGAAAAAGTTGCTTTGCTGGGCAAATCTGGATCTGGAAAAACTACAATTGCATCTTTAATAGTTAGAATTATTGAACCTTCGATTGGAGAAATATTAATCAACAACCTTAATATTAAGGACATAAAGATAAAATCTCTTAGAGAGAATATTTGCCTGGTAACTCAAAGGCCAATAATATTCAATGGAACTATTTTTGAAAATATAAACTATTCGAATAAAAGTGGGACAAGATATGACTTAGATGAGATCTTGGAAATTGTTTGTTTGGACAGTTTTGTAAGAAATTTGCCAGATCATTTGGATACACAAGTTGGGGAAAAGGGCGCAAAGTTGTCTGAAGGTGAGAAACAAAGAATATCTCTTGCACGTGCGCTGCTTACAGATGCTGACGTGTTTATTTTTGATGAAGCTACTTCTGCTATTGACAAAGATACTCAAGATAAGATTTTTGAAAGAATTATGAAAAAATTTGAAGATAAGACTATTCTTTATGCTACTCATAGGCTTGAGAATTTAAAGTATTGCGATTACGTTTTGTTAATAAAAGAGGGGAAAATTTTAAAAGCTGATAAATCAAGTTTAAAAATTTAATAGTTGACTAAAATGATAAATTTTTATACAATAAAAGTTGAGTAAATTAGTAAACTATTTTGAAAAATAGAAATTAAGCAAACTTTTTAAAATAAGCATTAAGGAGGAATTAAGATGAAAAAATCTATTTATATGGATTATGCAGCTACTACCTTTGTAAGACAAGAAGTTTTAGATGAGATATTACCTTATTTTAAGGACTATTATTCTAATCCTTCATCCTTATATTCTTTTGCTGAAGATTCTAAGAAGGCAATTAAGTTGGCCAGACAAAGGGTTGCTAGTGTTATAAATTCTAAGGAGGAAGAAATTTATTTCACTTCAGGAGGTTCTGAAAGCGACAATTGGGCAATC
Above is a genomic segment from Thermodesulfobium narugense DSM 14796 containing:
- a CDS encoding ABC transporter ATP-binding protein; this translates as MIEVSKYFLRYKKIIFFIFLQIVIIQVFQLLKPWPIKYIFDYIVEEKNLPLFHIDHLPIDFQLFALCIAFVLIYFLLGAFVLANNITKMSFGNKILNDIRIDVFRKLQKVQMSYFNKKSVGDLIYRAINDTQAIQIVATKIMFPLFSSTILLIGIFIVIFQINKKLLFVFLLTIPFLFISISFLNKSIYKISNNLREKESRLLSAIENYLNNIFVIRLFNMEDIEHKKLEVTGREALKSNLQLNLFETIHAWVVNVLIALGTSLILWIGVRQVLNSELTIGDLIIFISYLESLYGPINNISQSISLYYESQSGIKRILSLLNEKEIIVDGRKVIKDNSIENIEFKNVYFSFDSKKYIINNANFKILRHEKVALLGKSGSGKTTIASLIVRIIEPSIGEILINNLNIKDIKIKSLRENICLVTQRPIIFNGTIFENINYSNKSGTRYDLDEILEIVCLDSFVRNLPDHLDTQVGEKGAKLSEGEKQRISLARALLTDADVFIFDEATSAIDKDTQDKIFERIMKKFEDKTILYATHRLENLKYCDYVLLIKEGKILKADKSSLKI